A region from the Beduinella massiliensis genome encodes:
- a CDS encoding methylated-DNA--[protein]-cysteine S-methyltransferase, whose protein sequence is MSSCFTMEYPSPVGLLTLASDGQSITGLWIQGQKYFREKLPDPVPCVSLPVFQQAAAWLTRYFLGEAPEMTLPLAPEGSPFRRSVWDILLKIPYGQVTTYGAIARELSTAAGKSVCAQAVGGAVGHNPISILIPCHRVVGANSSLTGYAGGIDRKIQLLTLEGAAMERLFAPSRGTAL, encoded by the coding sequence ATGTCGAGCTGTTTTACGATGGAATATCCCTCGCCGGTCGGTCTGCTCACCCTCGCCAGCGACGGCCAAAGCATCACGGGCCTTTGGATTCAGGGGCAAAAATACTTCAGAGAAAAGCTGCCCGATCCGGTACCCTGTGTTTCGCTGCCGGTCTTTCAGCAGGCCGCCGCGTGGCTCACCCGCTACTTTCTCGGCGAAGCGCCGGAAATGACGCTGCCGCTTGCGCCGGAGGGAAGCCCGTTTCGCCGGTCGGTGTGGGACATCCTCTTAAAGATCCCCTATGGTCAGGTGACCACCTACGGTGCCATCGCCAGGGAGCTCTCGACCGCCGCCGGCAAAAGCGTCTGCGCGCAGGCCGTGGGCGGCGCAGTCGGTCACAACCCCATCAGCATCCTCATCCCCTGCCACCGTGTGGTCGGCGCAAACAGCAGCCTGACCGGATACGCCGGCGGCATCGACAGGAAGATTCAGCTTTTGACGCTCGAGGGCGCGGCGATGGAGCGGCTGTTCGCGCCGAGCCGTGGGACGGCGCTGTAA
- a CDS encoding pyridoxamine 5'-phosphate oxidase family protein — MRRKDREITDAARIDEIIRRCDCCRLGLVDAGRAYIVPMNFGYRRENGKGVFYFHSAREGRKIGLIQNGGEASFELDTNHLLHAGETACTHAFRFQSVMGDGTVRILEDAQAKRAALEAIMEHMTGRDGWTFEEKALEATALLRLEVREMTGKEHE, encoded by the coding sequence ATGCGCAGAAAAGACAGGGAGATTACCGACGCCGCGCGCATTGACGAAATCATCCGCCGCTGCGATTGCTGCCGGCTGGGGCTTGTGGACGCGGGCCGGGCATACATCGTGCCGATGAACTTCGGCTACCGCCGCGAAAACGGAAAAGGCGTCTTTTACTTTCACAGCGCGCGAGAGGGACGCAAGATCGGCCTGATTCAAAACGGCGGCGAAGCCAGCTTCGAGCTGGACACAAACCACCTGCTGCATGCGGGCGAGACAGCCTGCACCCACGCCTTCCGGTTTCAAAGCGTGATGGGCGACGGCACGGTTCGCATCCTTGAGGATGCGCAGGCGAAGCGCGCGGCGCTTGAGGCCATCATGGAGCACATGACGGGCAGGGACGGCTGGACGTTTGAGGAAAAGGCCCTCGAAGCCACCGCGCTCCTTCGCCTGGAGGTGCGCGAGATGACGGGCAAGGAACACGAATGA
- a CDS encoding ECF transporter S component — translation MKRNATLRLVLAALFTALGVVMPAVFHSAWRTVGSVFLPMHIPVLLCGFICGWPYGLACGALTPLLSSVMSGMPPIFPTAVSMACELAAYGAFSGLLYGVLRPRLPLKQPLTVLLSLVLSLLLGRVVMGVVNTLLYSAQGNAYTFAAFIAGAFVNALPGIVIQLVAIPLLVPLIERVPGVKDLKSTAA, via the coding sequence ATGAAACGCAACGCAACCCTTCGCCTCGTCCTCGCCGCACTCTTTACCGCCCTCGGCGTCGTGATGCCCGCCGTGTTCCACTCCGCCTGGCGCACCGTCGGCTCGGTCTTTCTGCCGATGCACATCCCGGTGCTGCTGTGCGGATTCATCTGCGGCTGGCCCTATGGACTGGCCTGCGGCGCGCTGACGCCGCTGCTCTCCAGCGTCATGAGCGGCATGCCGCCGATCTTCCCCACCGCCGTCTCGATGGCCTGTGAGCTGGCCGCCTACGGCGCGTTCAGCGGACTGCTTTACGGCGTGCTGCGCCCAAGGCTCCCGCTCAAGCAGCCGCTCACCGTGCTCCTTTCCCTCGTGCTTTCGCTGCTGCTCGGGCGCGTGGTGATGGGCGTGGTCAACACCCTGCTCTACAGCGCGCAGGGCAACGCCTACACGTTCGCCGCCTTCATCGCGGGCGCGTTCGTCAACGCCCTGCCGGGCATCGTCATCCAGCTCGTCGCGATTCCCCTGCTCGTGCCGCTGATCGAGCGCGTGCCGGGCGTAAAGGATCTGAAAAGCACCGCCGCCTGA
- a CDS encoding nuclear transport factor 2 family protein, whose translation MNSQRWLHPYFASIAAQDAEAIRNFFHPDAQILWHNTNERFTLDGFLRANCEYPGSWAGEVERAESLGEGRVLSVARVWIRGGGPSFHVVSFFELAEGKIVRLDEYWGDDGPAPAWRQGLRLSAPIR comes from the coding sequence ATGAACAGCCAGCGATGGCTGCATCCCTACTTTGCGTCCATCGCCGCGCAGGACGCAGAGGCGATACGGAATTTTTTTCATCCGGACGCCCAAATCCTTTGGCACAACACGAACGAACGCTTCACGCTGGATGGCTTCCTTCGCGCCAACTGCGAATACCCCGGCAGCTGGGCGGGTGAGGTGGAGCGCGCCGAATCCCTCGGGGAGGGCCGCGTCCTTTCCGTCGCCCGCGTCTGGATACGCGGCGGCGGCCCTTCCTTCCACGTGGTTTCCTTCTTCGAGCTCGCGGAAGGCAAAATCGTCCGGCTGGACGAATATTGGGGCGACGATGGCCCCGCGCCCGCGTGGCGGCAGGGGCTGCGCTTAAGCGCTCCCATCCGTTAA